One segment of Nostoc piscinale CENA21 DNA contains the following:
- a CDS encoding NADH-quinone oxidoreductase subunit M, translating into MLSVLIWAPIIASVIIGFWPNNAIQPNRLRLVSLTFSGLILLWNLFILLKFDLTTPGMQFQEYLPWNETLGLSYQLGVDGLSILMLILNSLLTWIAIYSSSKDTERPRLFYSMILLVSGGVAGAFLAENLLLFFLFYELELIPFYLLISIWGGEKRAYAGIKFLIYTAVSGALILATFLGMVWLTGSTSFAFDAVSTQTLSAGMQLLLLAGIILGFGIKIPLVPFHTWLPDAYVEASAPIAILLGGVLAKLGTYGLLRFGMGMFPNAWSIVAPTLAIWGAISAIYGAVIAIAQKDIKRMVAYSSIGHMGYVLLASAASNALALVGAVSQMFSHGIILAILFHLVGVVEAKAGTRELDKLNGLMSPIRGIPLISALLVLSGMASAGIPGLTGFIAEFIVFQGSFSIFPIPTILCVVASGLTAVYFVILLNRTCFGKLDNDLAYYPKVLWSEKMPALILAALIIFLGVQPTWLVRWSETTTTAMVATIPPAEKTVNSQVALK; encoded by the coding sequence ATGCTAAGTGTTTTAATTTGGGCACCAATTATCGCTTCCGTAATTATTGGGTTTTGGCCTAACAATGCCATCCAACCAAATCGCTTGCGCTTGGTATCCCTCACCTTCTCCGGGTTAATCCTGCTGTGGAATTTATTCATCCTCTTGAAATTTGATTTAACTACACCAGGGATGCAGTTTCAAGAATATTTACCTTGGAACGAAACCCTTGGTTTAAGTTATCAATTAGGGGTGGATGGGCTATCCATATTAATGTTGATTTTAAATAGCCTCCTGACTTGGATTGCTATTTACAGCAGCAGCAAAGATACAGAACGCCCCCGCTTATTTTATTCAATGATTTTGTTAGTAAGTGGCGGTGTTGCTGGGGCATTCCTCGCTGAAAACTTACTATTGTTCTTCCTGTTCTACGAATTAGAATTAATCCCCTTCTATTTATTAATTTCAATTTGGGGCGGTGAAAAACGAGCTTACGCAGGAATTAAATTTCTGATTTACACTGCGGTTTCCGGCGCATTAATTTTAGCCACCTTCTTAGGTATGGTATGGCTAACAGGTTCCACAAGCTTTGCCTTTGATGCTGTTTCTACTCAAACCCTCTCGGCTGGAATGCAACTGCTGTTACTAGCAGGAATCATCCTGGGTTTTGGTATCAAAATTCCTTTGGTTCCCTTCCACACTTGGCTACCCGATGCTTATGTAGAAGCTTCCGCACCCATCGCTATTTTATTAGGTGGTGTGTTGGCAAAACTGGGAACCTACGGTTTATTGCGGTTTGGTATGGGGATGTTTCCCAACGCTTGGAGTATTGTGGCACCAACCTTGGCAATTTGGGGAGCAATTAGCGCGATTTATGGGGCAGTAATTGCGATCGCCCAAAAAGATATCAAGCGGATGGTAGCATACAGTTCTATTGGTCACATGGGCTATGTATTGCTTGCCAGTGCTGCTAGTAACGCCCTCGCCTTAGTCGGTGCAGTTTCCCAAATGTTTAGTCACGGCATCATCCTTGCCATTCTCTTCCATTTGGTAGGAGTCGTGGAAGCCAAAGCCGGCACACGGGAGTTAGATAAACTCAACGGTTTAATGAGTCCAATTCGTGGCATACCTTTAATTAGTGCCTTACTCGTATTAAGTGGCATGGCTAGTGCAGGTATTCCCGGTTTAACAGGATTTATCGCTGAATTTATCGTTTTTCAGGGCAGTTTCTCTATCTTTCCCATCCCGACAATATTATGTGTCGTCGCCAGTGGTTTGACTGCTGTATATTTCGTCATCCTACTGAACCGCACCTGTTTTGGCAAACTCGACAATGATTTAGCCTACTATCCTAAAGTGTTGTGGTCTGAAAAAATGCCAGCCCTAATTTTGGCAGCCTTAATCATCTTTTTGGGAGTCCAACCTACTTGGTTAGTGCGCTGGAGTGAAACCACAACTACAGCAATGGTAGCGACAATTCCCCCGGCGGAAAAAACCGTAAATTCTCAAGTTGCGTTGAAATAA
- a CDS encoding NAD(P)H-quinone oxidoreductase subunit F: MAQFLLETVWLVPLYALSGGLLAVPWSPGIIRKTGPRPAGYVNLIMTFLAFLHSAIALQATWNHPPQEVFIHWLSTAGLDLTIAVELSSISVGALVVITGLNLLAQIYAIGYMEMDWGWGRFYSLLGLFEAGLCALALCNNLFFSYVILEILTLGTYLLVGLWFSQPLVVSGARDAFLTKRVGDLFLLIGVLGLWTLAGTWDYNELAVWAKTAEVDPTVITLVGLALIAGPMGKCAQFPLHLWLDEAMEGPVPSTILRNSVVVASGAWVLIKLQPVLTLSPLVSTALVAIGSVTAIGASLIAIAQIDIKRCQSYSVSAYMGLVFIAVGTQQDDAALLLVLTNALAAALLVMSTGGIIWNSITQNVTQLGGLWSRRPISAIAFIVGTLGLIGFPPLGSFWALMELADGLWETQPWLVGVVIAVNALTAISLTREFGLIFAGKPKQMSERSPEVHWPMVLPMVILLGFVLHLPLVLQSLSLFPDWVNMNKDVALLLIWSTIFGCSVAGVIYFGNIPKPVRLPWKGLQDLLAYDFYTPKIYRMTIIFSVAQLAKFADMVDRFVVDGIVNFVGLFSLLGGEGLKYSTSGQTQTYAFTVLLGIGLLGVWVTWPYWGVQFLELMF; the protein is encoded by the coding sequence ATGGCTCAGTTTCTACTAGAGACTGTTTGGCTGGTTCCTTTATATGCCTTAAGTGGTGGGCTTTTAGCTGTACCTTGGTCGCCAGGGATCATTCGCAAAACTGGGCCAAGGCCAGCAGGTTATGTAAACTTAATAATGACATTTTTGGCGTTTCTCCATAGTGCGATCGCCTTACAAGCAACTTGGAATCATCCCCCCCAAGAAGTATTTATTCATTGGTTATCAACAGCAGGTTTAGACTTGACCATTGCTGTCGAACTCTCCTCAATTAGTGTAGGCGCATTAGTAGTAATCACTGGTTTAAATTTATTAGCACAAATTTATGCTATTGGTTACATGGAAATGGATTGGGGTTGGGGACGCTTCTATTCTTTATTAGGTTTGTTTGAAGCCGGATTGTGCGCCCTAGCTTTATGTAATAACTTGTTCTTTAGTTATGTAATTCTGGAAATCCTCACCTTGGGAACCTACCTGTTAGTTGGCTTATGGTTTAGCCAACCCTTGGTGGTGAGTGGTGCAAGAGACGCTTTTTTAACCAAACGGGTAGGAGACTTGTTTCTGCTGATTGGGGTTTTAGGTTTGTGGACTCTGGCGGGAACCTGGGATTACAACGAACTCGCTGTATGGGCGAAAACTGCGGAAGTTGACCCCACAGTAATTACTTTGGTAGGTTTAGCCTTAATTGCCGGGCCGATGGGTAAATGCGCCCAATTCCCCCTGCACTTGTGGTTAGATGAAGCGATGGAAGGCCCTGTTCCCAGTACAATTTTGCGGAACTCGGTAGTCGTAGCCAGTGGCGCATGGGTACTGATTAAACTACAACCCGTATTAACTCTATCACCGCTAGTTTCTACCGCGCTGGTAGCAATTGGGTCAGTAACAGCTATTGGTGCATCTTTAATTGCGATCGCGCAAATTGACATCAAACGCTGCCAATCCTATTCTGTGAGTGCTTACATGGGCTTGGTGTTCATCGCTGTAGGCACACAGCAAGATGACGCAGCATTGTTATTAGTCCTCACTAATGCCCTAGCCGCAGCTTTGTTAGTGATGAGTACTGGTGGCATTATCTGGAACAGCATCACTCAAAATGTGACTCAATTAGGTGGACTTTGGTCACGCCGTCCTATCTCTGCTATTGCTTTTATTGTTGGGACTTTAGGATTAATTGGGTTTCCACCCCTCGGTAGCTTTTGGGCATTGATGGAATTAGCCGATGGGTTATGGGAAACTCAGCCTTGGCTAGTTGGGGTAGTTATAGCTGTGAATGCGTTGACAGCCATCAGTTTAACCAGAGAATTTGGCTTGATTTTTGCTGGCAAACCTAAGCAGATGAGTGAGCGATCTCCAGAAGTTCACTGGCCAATGGTACTACCAATGGTGATTTTACTCGGCTTTGTGCTGCATCTGCCCTTAGTGTTGCAAAGCTTATCACTCTTCCCTGACTGGGTAAACATGAATAAAGATGTAGCACTACTGTTAATTTGGTCTACTATCTTTGGTTGCAGCGTCGCTGGCGTAATTTATTTCGGCAACATTCCCAAGCCAGTTCGCTTACCCTGGAAAGGTTTGCAAGATTTGTTGGCTTACGATTTTTACACTCCTAAAATCTACCGTATGACCATCATTTTCAGCGTTGCCCAGCTGGCAAAATTTGCTGATATGGTTGACCGCTTTGTAGTAGATGGCATTGTCAACTTTGTTGGGTTGTTCTCCCTCCTTGGTGGCGAAGGTTTAAAATACAGCACCTCTGGTCAAACTCAAACTTATGCCTTTACAGTCCTCTTGGGAATTGGTCTTTTAGGCGTGTGGGTGACATGGCCATACTGGGGCGTACAGTTTCTAGAGTTGATGTTTTGA
- a CDS encoding GNAT family N-acetyltransferase, with amino-acid sequence MTIRHATEADLPAIVAIYNAAVPSRLATADLEPVSVESRRTWFHGRSPNYRPLWVIEQEGIIAGWLSFQSFYGRPAYNSTAEISIYIAPAFHHCGLGRRLLSLAIAESPNLGLKTLLGFIFAHNHPSLKLFETLGFQRWGHLPQVAELDRVERDLIIMGLRIEDKKSEV; translated from the coding sequence ATGACTATCCGCCATGCGACTGAAGCTGATTTACCTGCGATCGTAGCCATTTATAATGCGGCGGTTCCTAGCCGTCTCGCTACTGCTGATTTAGAACCTGTATCTGTGGAAAGTCGCCGCACTTGGTTTCATGGGCGCTCACCTAATTATCGTCCTTTGTGGGTAATTGAACAGGAAGGTATAATTGCTGGTTGGCTAAGTTTCCAATCATTTTACGGTCGCCCAGCTTATAATTCTACTGCCGAAATTAGTATTTATATTGCCCCAGCTTTTCATCATTGCGGTTTGGGAAGACGACTATTAAGCCTCGCAATTGCGGAAAGTCCCAATTTAGGTTTAAAAACGCTCTTAGGTTTTATTTTTGCCCATAATCACCCCAGTCTAAAACTTTTTGAAACATTAGGTTTTCAACGTTGGGGACATTTACCGCAAGTTGCAGAACTAGATAGGGTAGAACGGGACTTAATCATTATGGGTTTGCGAATTGAGGACAAGAAGTCTGAGGTCTGA
- a CDS encoding FAD-dependent oxidoreductase: MPDLVLVGGGHSHTIALKMFGMKPLPGVCLTLITPASDTPYSGMLPGHIAGLYSYDECHINLSRLADLAHAHLYIDQAIGLDLENRQVICANRPAVNFDVLSIDIGSTPATISVPGAAEYAIPAKPVAKLLDYWYKLLQNVHENPQQQLKIAIVGGGVGGVELALAIQAHLQQILIAKQQPVQNLEIHLFHRHQEILPHNHESVQLQVKQVLTRRGIRLHLGESVFQITQIYQELFAVKCESGLVVECHKVFWVTQAAAVDWLTTTGLGTDEQGFILVNDTLQSQTHPYVFAAGDIATMVNHPRPKAGVFAVRQGKPLFENLQRMILGKPLKPYIPQQQYLSLIGTGDKRAIATKGAFTLPPHPLTWCWKDWIDRRFMQRLSV, encoded by the coding sequence ATGCCTGATTTAGTACTAGTTGGTGGTGGTCATAGTCATACGATCGCACTAAAAATGTTTGGCATGAAACCACTACCAGGAGTATGTTTAACTTTAATCACGCCAGCATCAGACACACCTTATTCGGGAATGCTACCCGGACACATTGCTGGATTATATAGTTACGATGAGTGCCATATTAATTTGTCAAGATTAGCTGACTTAGCTCATGCACATTTATATATAGACCAAGCCATTGGTTTAGATTTAGAAAATCGTCAAGTAATTTGTGCTAACCGTCCTGCGGTAAATTTTGATGTGCTGTCTATTGATATTGGCAGCACTCCCGCTACAATCTCTGTACCAGGTGCAGCAGAATACGCTATACCAGCTAAACCAGTAGCAAAACTTCTCGATTACTGGTATAAACTGCTGCAAAACGTTCACGAAAATCCTCAGCAGCAACTCAAAATAGCAATTGTCGGTGGTGGTGTGGGTGGCGTAGAATTAGCACTCGCCATACAAGCGCATTTACAGCAAATCTTGATTGCGAAACAGCAACCAGTTCAAAATCTGGAAATTCATTTATTTCATCGTCATCAAGAAATTTTGCCCCATAATCATGAATCAGTACAGCTTCAGGTAAAACAAGTTTTAACCCGTCGAGGTATTAGGCTGCATCTAGGTGAGTCTGTTTTTCAAATTACACAGATATACCAAGAACTCTTTGCCGTGAAATGTGAATCTGGGTTAGTGGTAGAGTGTCATAAAGTTTTTTGGGTAACACAAGCCGCAGCAGTAGACTGGTTAACAACTACCGGACTCGGAACTGATGAACAAGGCTTTATTTTAGTCAACGATACTTTGCAATCCCAAACCCATCCGTATGTATTTGCTGCTGGTGATATTGCCACAATGGTAAACCATCCCCGTCCCAAAGCAGGTGTATTTGCAGTGCGTCAAGGTAAACCATTGTTTGAGAACTTGCAACGAATGATTTTAGGCAAACCACTCAAACCTTATATACCACAGCAACAATATCTAAGTTTAATTGGGACAGGCGACAAACGAGCGATCGCTACCAAAGGCGCATTCACCTTACCACCCCACCCTTTAACATGGTGCTGGAAAGATTGGATTGACCGCCGCTTTATGCAAAGGTTGAGTGTGTAA
- a CDS encoding ABC transporter ATP-binding protein — protein MSEINSPDKNKVILEAKSLTRRFGGLVAVNNVFFKVNQHEIFGLIGPNGAGKTTLFNLITALIPPSEGELIYQGQEISQLRPHQIAALGIARTFQNIRLFGELSALENVIIARHLHTKSNMITGVLGLPPAPAEEYQSKQKALELLELVGLSDRAAEKAKNFAYGDQRRLEIARALALEPQILLLDEPAAGMNPSEKQQLSEFICNLRDRFKLTIILIEHHVPLVMGLCDRIAVLDFGQLIALGEPSVVRNNPAVIEAYLGNE, from the coding sequence ATGTCTGAGATTAATTCCCCAGATAAAAACAAAGTGATATTAGAAGCCAAGTCCCTAACTCGCCGCTTTGGTGGTTTAGTAGCGGTAAATAATGTATTTTTTAAAGTTAATCAACATGAAATTTTTGGCTTAATTGGCCCTAATGGTGCAGGAAAAACAACTTTATTTAATTTAATTACAGCCCTGATTCCACCTTCTGAAGGAGAATTGATTTATCAAGGTCAAGAAATTTCTCAATTGCGCCCGCATCAAATTGCAGCTTTAGGTATTGCGAGAACCTTTCAAAATATTCGCTTATTTGGTGAATTATCAGCCTTAGAAAATGTCATTATTGCTCGGCATTTGCATACTAAAAGTAATATGATTACAGGAGTTTTGGGATTACCACCCGCACCCGCTGAAGAATATCAAAGTAAACAAAAAGCTTTAGAATTATTAGAACTAGTAGGTTTGAGCGATCGCGCAGCCGAAAAAGCTAAAAATTTCGCTTACGGTGATCAACGTCGCTTAGAAATAGCCCGTGCATTAGCTTTAGAACCACAAATCTTGCTTTTAGACGAACCAGCTGCCGGTATGAACCCCAGTGAAAAACAGCAACTCAGCGAATTTATCTGCAATCTCCGCGATCGCTTCAAATTAACCATCATTCTGATTGAACATCACGTACCATTAGTCATGGGTTTGTGCGATCGAATTGCTGTCTTAGATTTTGGTCAATTAATCGCCTTGGGTGAACCATCTGTAGTCAGAAATAATCCGGCTGTCATTGAGGCTTATTTAGGAAATGAATAA
- the glyQ gene encoding glycine--tRNA ligase subunit alpha: MNFQSVIATLHQFWSDRGCLIAQPYDIEKGAGTKNPHTFLRALGPEPWAVAYVEPCRRPTDGRYGENPNRFQHYYQYQVLIKPSPDNIQQIYLDSLRALGIRPEDHDVRFVEDNWEDATVGAWGTGWEVWLDGMEITQFTYFQQCGGIDCRPVSIEITYGLERLAMYLQQVEAIIKLQWTDDITYGDVFLQNEIEQSTYNFEASNPEMLLTLFNLYEQEANQLTERGLVLPSLDYVMKCSHTFNLLDARGVISVTERTRYIARIRHLARKVAQLYVEQREKLGYPLLKKTTV, encoded by the coding sequence GTGAATTTTCAGTCAGTAATAGCCACACTGCATCAATTCTGGAGTGATCGCGGTTGCTTGATTGCCCAGCCTTATGACATTGAAAAGGGCGCTGGGACAAAAAATCCCCATACATTTTTAAGGGCATTGGGGCCAGAACCTTGGGCTGTGGCTTATGTTGAACCATGTCGCCGCCCCACGGATGGTCGTTATGGCGAAAACCCTAACCGTTTCCAACATTATTATCAGTACCAAGTTTTAATTAAACCGTCACCAGATAACATTCAACAGATTTATCTTGATTCTTTGAGGGCTTTGGGTATTCGTCCTGAAGACCATGATGTCCGGTTTGTGGAAGATAACTGGGAAGATGCAACGGTAGGTGCTTGGGGAACTGGCTGGGAAGTCTGGTTGGATGGAATGGAAATTACTCAATTTACCTACTTTCAACAATGCGGCGGTATAGACTGTCGGCCTGTATCAATTGAAATTACTTATGGATTAGAGCGGTTGGCAATGTATCTCCAGCAAGTGGAAGCAATTATCAAGCTTCAATGGACAGATGACATTACTTATGGAGATGTTTTCTTGCAAAATGAGATTGAGCAGAGTACTTACAACTTTGAAGCATCAAATCCTGAGATGTTGCTAACACTGTTTAATTTGTATGAGCAGGAAGCTAATCAGTTGACGGAGCGTGGTTTAGTCTTACCCAGCTTGGATTATGTAATGAAGTGTTCGCACACTTTCAATTTGCTGGATGCCAGAGGAGTAATTTCTGTAACAGAGCGAACTCGTTATATTGCGAGGATTCGTCATTTGGCGCGAAAAGTTGCACAACTATATGTAGAGCAACGAGAAAAGCTGGGTTATCCTTTACTAAAGAAAACAACTGTATAA